From one Xiphias gladius isolate SHS-SW01 ecotype Sanya breed wild chromosome 12, ASM1685928v1, whole genome shotgun sequence genomic stretch:
- the gigyf1a gene encoding GRB10-interacting GYF protein 1 isoform X2 — MTAETLNFGPEWLRALSSGGSVTSPPPSPAMPKYKLAEYRYGREEMLALYIKDNKVPEDMQDKEFAAILQDEPMQPLALVPLTEEEQRNFSMSVNSVAVLRLMGKGVGGAAPAGVVRGRGATRGGRGRGRGEGGFYQRSIEDVEVGFGRSVREIHRSQSWDDRGERRFEKPLRREVGRPGFEEAGVPGGPGRKEYTRADSDNWRTLREEQEEDEGEPGSNWRLAGPRRDDGGPRSAGWRDHSGPGESRRRKFDFDFRDSEGHSGGRRRAGSEGLEDDRDGLPEWCTDEEDGEMGTFDSSGAFMPLKKGGKETILEEELEFKGIEEEEEEDSLADTERNSAEGDKDKEGKEAGSAVVDGEAKPASPSSSPPTHCTPPSLEPQPSNAGPVVDNTQLSNSHPVKANSTPGEDVAPVGGSKAQLSPSAATSSSLPPPPPSSAAPLLPPSGGDTEDDEGMKHLQQEAEKMVASLQDTSLEEECFTQALQQQESRNTAAALPLSHEAAMKWFYKDPQGEIQGPFTTVEMCEWFQAGYFTMTLLVKRGCDEGFQPLGDVIKMWGRVPFAPGPSPPPLLVRQPPPTQRPQPNRGPAGTGNLDQERLKKQQELAAAALYQQLQQQQLFQLINRCSEQSMMPSMNRSMSVPDTGSMWDMHTSASQPSGGEASLWDITMNPSTQGPTLEQLQKLQQERRDAELRAKREEEEQRKRREEKRRQQEEQKRREEEELFRRKQCRQQQELIMKLLQQAPQQQGPGAGGSGWSGGPSSGLTKAGKSPALALMEMQQEAERLLKQQQQQRAQQQRDRHPGMSMGSSSMGGQWVDGVGMWGGPGGMDGKSGSGSSSGSMGMWDEAVKNQAGLRGNSNNNMGLKNSRSSPSLSDQYMMRRKRTEEEEKLLKLLQGMKPQDGFTTWCEQMLHALNTSANNSSSSLDVATIVAYLKEVESPYAVLDFIRSYLGDTVEAKEFAKQFLERRAKQKANQQRQQQQLSKEVAGLNMNFPLQDSMRGMNPSTLQSMFQANHMGKAGLYDNQGGKMKKKQPMMLHSDPSILGYSFHNTGECLSLNEMEMVEDY, encoded by the exons ATGACTGCTGAGACTCTTAACTTCGGCCCAGAATG GCTCCGTGCACTGTCCAGTGGGGGGAGTGTGACGtccccccctccttcccccgCCATGCCAAAGTACAAGCTGGCCGAGTACCGCTACGGCCGAGAGGAGATGTTAGCACTTTATATCAAAGACAACAAG gTCCCAGAGGACATGCAGGATAAGGAGTTTGCTGCTATTCTGCAAGATGAGCCCATGCAGCCACTGGCACTGGTGCCTCTCactgaggaggagcag AGGAACTTCTCCATGTCTGTGAACAGTGTGGCGGTgctgaggctcatgggaaaAGGGGTGGGTGGGGCTGCCCCAGCTGGAGTGGTCCGAGGACGAGGGGCCACACGAGGTGGTCGAG GACGAGGTCGTGGTGAAGGTGGATTCTACCAAAGAAGTATTGAAGATGTGGAGGTGGGTTTTGGCCGCAGCGTCCGAGAGATACACCGTAGCCAGAGCTGGGATGACCG GGGTGAGCGTCGATTTGAGAAGCCGCTGCGGCGGGAGGTGGGGCGCCCTGGCTTTGAAGAGGCTGGAGTTCCCGGGGGTCCAGGGAGGAAGGAGTACACAAGGGCTGACAGCGATAACTGGCGCACCCTCcgggaggagcaggaggaggacgagggggAACCAGGCAGCAACTGGAGACTTGCTGGACCCCGCAGGGATG ATGGTGGTCCTCGCTCAGCAGGCTGGCGGGACCACAGTGGACCGGGTGAGAGTCGTCGTCGGAAGTTTGATTTTGACTTCCGGGACTCCGAGGGTCATAGTGGTGGCCGCCGGCGAGCAGGCAGTGAGGGACTAGAGGATGACAGAGATGGCCTGCCTGAGTGGTGTACAGATGAAGAGGATGGGGAGATGGGCACGTTTGACTCCTCTGGAGCTTTCATGCCTCTGAAG AAGGGTGGCAAGGAGACAATCCTGGAGGAGGAATTGGAGTTTAAGGggatagaggaggaggaagaggaggatagCCTCGCTGACACAGAGAGGAACAGTGCTgaaggagacaaagacaaag AGGGTAAAGAAGCTGGCTCTGCTGTGGTTGATGGTGAGGCAAAGCCAGCATcaccttcctcttctcctccaacACACTGTACCCCTCCATCCCTGGAGCCCCAGCCCAGCAATGCGGGCCCGGTGGTGGATAACACGCAGCTGAGCAACAGTCACCCTGTCAAGGCCAACAGCACGCCTGGTGAAG ATGTGGCTCCGGTAGGAGGGTCCAAGGCCCAGCTGAGCCCCAGCGCCGCCACCTCCTCCAGTCTGCCTCCTCCCCCcccttcctctgctgctcctctcctccctccatctggAGGAGACACCGAGGATGATGAGGGCATGAAGCACCTGCAGCAG gagGCAGAGAAGATGGTGGCATCATTGCAGGACACCTCTTTGGAGGAGGAGTGTTTCACCCaggctctgcagcagcaggagagcagGAACACAGCAGCTGCTCTACCGCTGTCTCACGAGGCTGCCATGAAGTGGTTCTACAAGGACCCACAGGGAGAGATCCAGg GTCCTTTCACCACAGTGGAGATGTGCGAGTGGTTCCAGGCTGGCTACTTCACCATGACCCTGCTGGTGAAGCGGGGCTGTGACGAGGGCTTTCAGCCCCTGGGGGATGTCATCAAGATGTGGGGCCGTGTGCCCTTTGCCCCAGGGCCCTCACCGCCGCCCCTGCTGGTGAGACAGCCACCACCAACGCAGCGCCCGCAGCCCAACCGGGGGCCCGCCGGGACT GGAAACCTGGACCAGGAGCGCCTGAAAAAGCAACAGGagctggcagcagcagctctttatcagcagctccaacagcagcagctattCCAGCTCATTAACAG GTGCAGTGAGCAGAGTATGATGCCTTCGATGAACAGGTCAATGTCAGTGCCAGATACAGGGTCCATGTGGGACATGCATACCTCAGCTTCACAGCCGTCAG GCGGTGAAGCCAGTCTTTGGGACATAACAATGAATCCTTCTACTCAGGGTCCAACTCTCGAACAGCTTCAAAAG CTCCAGCAGGAGAGGCGAGACGCTGAACTCAGGGCGAAGcgtgaggaggaggaacagcGTAAGAGGcgggaggaaaagaggaggcaacaggaggagcagaagaggagggaggaggaggagctctTTAGACGCAAGCAG TGTCGTCAGCAGCAGGAACTGATCATGAAGTTGCTGCAGCAGGCCCCCCAGCAGCAGGGTCCTGGGGCAGGTGGCTCAGGCTGGAGTGGGGGTCCCTCCTCTGGGCTCACCAAAGCAGGAAAGTCTCCAGCTCTGGCACTGATGGAAATGCAACAGGAGGCAGAGAGGctcctgaagcagcagcagcaacagagagCCCAGCAGCAGAGAGACCGC CACCCCGGCATGTCGATGGGGAGCTCCTCAATGGGGGGGCAGTGGGTGGATGGTGTTGGGATGTGGGGTGGGCCTGGGGGTATGGACGGTAAAAGTGGCAGTGGAAGCTCTTCAGGCAGCATGGGCATGTGGGACGAGGCTGTGAAGAATCAGGCCGGCCTGCGtggaaacagcaacaacaacatggGTTTGAAGAATAGCCGCAGCAGCCCATCACTCAG TGATCAGTACATGATGCGTCGTAAgaggacggaggaggaggagaagctgctGAAACTGCTGCAGGGCATGAAGCCTCAGGATGGCTTCACCACCTGGTGTGAACAGATGCTGCACGCTCTCAACACCTCTGCCaacaactcctcctcctctctggatG TTGCCACAATTGTGGCATACCTGAAGGAGGTGGAGTCTCCCTATGCAGTGCTGGACTTCATCCGGTCCTACCTAGGGGACACAGTGGAAGCCAAAGAGTTTGCCAAACAGTTTCTGGAGCGACGTGCCAAACAGAAAGCCAACCaacagagacagcagcagcag TTATCAAAGGAAGTGGCTGGATTGAACATGAACTTCCCTCTGCAG GACTCAATGCGAGGTATGAATCCAAGCACCCTGCAGTCCATGTTTCAAGCCAACCACATGGGCAAGGCTGGTCTCTATGACAACCAGGGgggaaagatgaaaaagaaacagcccATGATGCTGCACTCCGACCCCAGCATCTTAG GGTACTCATTCCACAACACGGGCGAGTGTCTGAGCCTGAATGAGATGGAGATGGTGGAGGATTACTGA
- the gigyf1a gene encoding GRB10-interacting GYF protein 1 isoform X3, whose amino-acid sequence MTAETLNFGPEWLRALSSGGSVTSPPPSPAMPKYKLAEYRYGREEMLALYIKDNKVPEDMQDKEFAAILQDEPMQPLALVPLTEEEQRNFSMSVNSVAVLRLMGKGVGGAAPAGVVRGRGATRGGRGRGRGEGGFYQRSIEDVEVGFGRSVREIHRSQSWDDRGERRFEKPLRREVGRPGFEEAGVPGGPGRKEYTRADSDNWRTLREEQEEDEGEPGSNWRLAGPRRDVSSVMVVNFFPPSDGGPRSAGWRDHSGPGESRRRKFDFDFRDSEGHSGGRRRAGSEGLEDDRDGLPEWCTDEEDGEMGTFDSSGAFMPLKKGGKETILEEELEFKGIEEEEEEDSLADTERNSAEGDKDKEGKEAGSAVVDGEAKPASPSSSPPTHCTPPSLEPQPSNAGPVVDNTQLSNSHPVKANSTPGEDVAPVGGSKAQLSPSAATSSSLPPPPPSSAAPLLPPSGGDTEDDEGMKHLQQEAEKMVASLQDTSLEEECFTQALQQQESRNTAAALPLSHEAAMKWFYKDPQGEIQGPFTTVEMCEWFQAGYFTMTLLVKRGCDEGFQPLGDVIKMWGRVPFAPGPSPPPLLGNLDQERLKKQQELAAAALYQQLQQQQLFQLINRCSEQSMMPSMNRSMSVPDTGSMWDMHTSASQPSGGEASLWDITMNPSTQGPTLEQLQKLQQERRDAELRAKREEEEQRKRREEKRRQQEEQKRREEEELFRRKQCRQQQELIMKLLQQAPQQQGPGAGGSGWSGGPSSGLTKAGKSPALALMEMQQEAERLLKQQQQQRAQQQRDRHPGMSMGSSSMGGQWVDGVGMWGGPGGMDGKSGSGSSSGSMGMWDEAVKNQAGLRGNSNNNMGLKNSRSSPSLSDQYMMRRKRTEEEEKLLKLLQGMKPQDGFTTWCEQMLHALNTSANNSSSSLDVATIVAYLKEVESPYAVLDFIRSYLGDTVEAKEFAKQFLERRAKQKANQQRQQQQLSKEVAGLNMNFPLQDSMRGMNPSTLQSMFQANHMGKAGLYDNQGGKMKKKQPMMLHSDPSILGYSFHNTGECLSLNEMEMVEDY is encoded by the exons ATGACTGCTGAGACTCTTAACTTCGGCCCAGAATG GCTCCGTGCACTGTCCAGTGGGGGGAGTGTGACGtccccccctccttcccccgCCATGCCAAAGTACAAGCTGGCCGAGTACCGCTACGGCCGAGAGGAGATGTTAGCACTTTATATCAAAGACAACAAG gTCCCAGAGGACATGCAGGATAAGGAGTTTGCTGCTATTCTGCAAGATGAGCCCATGCAGCCACTGGCACTGGTGCCTCTCactgaggaggagcag AGGAACTTCTCCATGTCTGTGAACAGTGTGGCGGTgctgaggctcatgggaaaAGGGGTGGGTGGGGCTGCCCCAGCTGGAGTGGTCCGAGGACGAGGGGCCACACGAGGTGGTCGAG GACGAGGTCGTGGTGAAGGTGGATTCTACCAAAGAAGTATTGAAGATGTGGAGGTGGGTTTTGGCCGCAGCGTCCGAGAGATACACCGTAGCCAGAGCTGGGATGACCG GGGTGAGCGTCGATTTGAGAAGCCGCTGCGGCGGGAGGTGGGGCGCCCTGGCTTTGAAGAGGCTGGAGTTCCCGGGGGTCCAGGGAGGAAGGAGTACACAAGGGCTGACAGCGATAACTGGCGCACCCTCcgggaggagcaggaggaggacgagggggAACCAGGCAGCAACTGGAGACTTGCTGGACCCCGCAGGGATG TATCTTCAGTGATGGTGGTCAATTTCTTCCCTCCGTCAGATGGTGGTCCTCGCTCAGCAGGCTGGCGGGACCACAGTGGACCGGGTGAGAGTCGTCGTCGGAAGTTTGATTTTGACTTCCGGGACTCCGAGGGTCATAGTGGTGGCCGCCGGCGAGCAGGCAGTGAGGGACTAGAGGATGACAGAGATGGCCTGCCTGAGTGGTGTACAGATGAAGAGGATGGGGAGATGGGCACGTTTGACTCCTCTGGAGCTTTCATGCCTCTGAAG AAGGGTGGCAAGGAGACAATCCTGGAGGAGGAATTGGAGTTTAAGGggatagaggaggaggaagaggaggatagCCTCGCTGACACAGAGAGGAACAGTGCTgaaggagacaaagacaaag AGGGTAAAGAAGCTGGCTCTGCTGTGGTTGATGGTGAGGCAAAGCCAGCATcaccttcctcttctcctccaacACACTGTACCCCTCCATCCCTGGAGCCCCAGCCCAGCAATGCGGGCCCGGTGGTGGATAACACGCAGCTGAGCAACAGTCACCCTGTCAAGGCCAACAGCACGCCTGGTGAAG ATGTGGCTCCGGTAGGAGGGTCCAAGGCCCAGCTGAGCCCCAGCGCCGCCACCTCCTCCAGTCTGCCTCCTCCCCCcccttcctctgctgctcctctcctccctccatctggAGGAGACACCGAGGATGATGAGGGCATGAAGCACCTGCAGCAG gagGCAGAGAAGATGGTGGCATCATTGCAGGACACCTCTTTGGAGGAGGAGTGTTTCACCCaggctctgcagcagcaggagagcagGAACACAGCAGCTGCTCTACCGCTGTCTCACGAGGCTGCCATGAAGTGGTTCTACAAGGACCCACAGGGAGAGATCCAGg GTCCTTTCACCACAGTGGAGATGTGCGAGTGGTTCCAGGCTGGCTACTTCACCATGACCCTGCTGGTGAAGCGGGGCTGTGACGAGGGCTTTCAGCCCCTGGGGGATGTCATCAAGATGTGGGGCCGTGTGCCCTTTGCCCCAGGGCCCTCACCGCCGCCCCTGCTG GGAAACCTGGACCAGGAGCGCCTGAAAAAGCAACAGGagctggcagcagcagctctttatcagcagctccaacagcagcagctattCCAGCTCATTAACAG GTGCAGTGAGCAGAGTATGATGCCTTCGATGAACAGGTCAATGTCAGTGCCAGATACAGGGTCCATGTGGGACATGCATACCTCAGCTTCACAGCCGTCAG GCGGTGAAGCCAGTCTTTGGGACATAACAATGAATCCTTCTACTCAGGGTCCAACTCTCGAACAGCTTCAAAAG CTCCAGCAGGAGAGGCGAGACGCTGAACTCAGGGCGAAGcgtgaggaggaggaacagcGTAAGAGGcgggaggaaaagaggaggcaacaggaggagcagaagaggagggaggaggaggagctctTTAGACGCAAGCAG TGTCGTCAGCAGCAGGAACTGATCATGAAGTTGCTGCAGCAGGCCCCCCAGCAGCAGGGTCCTGGGGCAGGTGGCTCAGGCTGGAGTGGGGGTCCCTCCTCTGGGCTCACCAAAGCAGGAAAGTCTCCAGCTCTGGCACTGATGGAAATGCAACAGGAGGCAGAGAGGctcctgaagcagcagcagcaacagagagCCCAGCAGCAGAGAGACCGC CACCCCGGCATGTCGATGGGGAGCTCCTCAATGGGGGGGCAGTGGGTGGATGGTGTTGGGATGTGGGGTGGGCCTGGGGGTATGGACGGTAAAAGTGGCAGTGGAAGCTCTTCAGGCAGCATGGGCATGTGGGACGAGGCTGTGAAGAATCAGGCCGGCCTGCGtggaaacagcaacaacaacatggGTTTGAAGAATAGCCGCAGCAGCCCATCACTCAG TGATCAGTACATGATGCGTCGTAAgaggacggaggaggaggagaagctgctGAAACTGCTGCAGGGCATGAAGCCTCAGGATGGCTTCACCACCTGGTGTGAACAGATGCTGCACGCTCTCAACACCTCTGCCaacaactcctcctcctctctggatG TTGCCACAATTGTGGCATACCTGAAGGAGGTGGAGTCTCCCTATGCAGTGCTGGACTTCATCCGGTCCTACCTAGGGGACACAGTGGAAGCCAAAGAGTTTGCCAAACAGTTTCTGGAGCGACGTGCCAAACAGAAAGCCAACCaacagagacagcagcagcag TTATCAAAGGAAGTGGCTGGATTGAACATGAACTTCCCTCTGCAG GACTCAATGCGAGGTATGAATCCAAGCACCCTGCAGTCCATGTTTCAAGCCAACCACATGGGCAAGGCTGGTCTCTATGACAACCAGGGgggaaagatgaaaaagaaacagcccATGATGCTGCACTCCGACCCCAGCATCTTAG GGTACTCATTCCACAACACGGGCGAGTGTCTGAGCCTGAATGAGATGGAGATGGTGGAGGATTACTGA
- the gigyf1a gene encoding GRB10-interacting GYF protein 1 isoform X1 — MTAETLNFGPEWLRALSSGGSVTSPPPSPAMPKYKLAEYRYGREEMLALYIKDNKVPEDMQDKEFAAILQDEPMQPLALVPLTEEEQRNFSMSVNSVAVLRLMGKGVGGAAPAGVVRGRGATRGGRGRGRGEGGFYQRSIEDVEVGFGRSVREIHRSQSWDDRGERRFEKPLRREVGRPGFEEAGVPGGPGRKEYTRADSDNWRTLREEQEEDEGEPGSNWRLAGPRRDVSSVMVVNFFPPSDGGPRSAGWRDHSGPGESRRRKFDFDFRDSEGHSGGRRRAGSEGLEDDRDGLPEWCTDEEDGEMGTFDSSGAFMPLKKGGKETILEEELEFKGIEEEEEEDSLADTERNSAEGDKDKEGKEAGSAVVDGEAKPASPSSSPPTHCTPPSLEPQPSNAGPVVDNTQLSNSHPVKANSTPGEDVAPVGGSKAQLSPSAATSSSLPPPPPSSAAPLLPPSGGDTEDDEGMKHLQQEAEKMVASLQDTSLEEECFTQALQQQESRNTAAALPLSHEAAMKWFYKDPQGEIQGPFTTVEMCEWFQAGYFTMTLLVKRGCDEGFQPLGDVIKMWGRVPFAPGPSPPPLLVRQPPPTQRPQPNRGPAGTGNLDQERLKKQQELAAAALYQQLQQQQLFQLINRCSEQSMMPSMNRSMSVPDTGSMWDMHTSASQPSGGEASLWDITMNPSTQGPTLEQLQKLQQERRDAELRAKREEEEQRKRREEKRRQQEEQKRREEEELFRRKQCRQQQELIMKLLQQAPQQQGPGAGGSGWSGGPSSGLTKAGKSPALALMEMQQEAERLLKQQQQQRAQQQRDRHPGMSMGSSSMGGQWVDGVGMWGGPGGMDGKSGSGSSSGSMGMWDEAVKNQAGLRGNSNNNMGLKNSRSSPSLSDQYMMRRKRTEEEEKLLKLLQGMKPQDGFTTWCEQMLHALNTSANNSSSSLDVATIVAYLKEVESPYAVLDFIRSYLGDTVEAKEFAKQFLERRAKQKANQQRQQQQLSKEVAGLNMNFPLQDSMRGMNPSTLQSMFQANHMGKAGLYDNQGGKMKKKQPMMLHSDPSILGYSFHNTGECLSLNEMEMVEDY; from the exons ATGACTGCTGAGACTCTTAACTTCGGCCCAGAATG GCTCCGTGCACTGTCCAGTGGGGGGAGTGTGACGtccccccctccttcccccgCCATGCCAAAGTACAAGCTGGCCGAGTACCGCTACGGCCGAGAGGAGATGTTAGCACTTTATATCAAAGACAACAAG gTCCCAGAGGACATGCAGGATAAGGAGTTTGCTGCTATTCTGCAAGATGAGCCCATGCAGCCACTGGCACTGGTGCCTCTCactgaggaggagcag AGGAACTTCTCCATGTCTGTGAACAGTGTGGCGGTgctgaggctcatgggaaaAGGGGTGGGTGGGGCTGCCCCAGCTGGAGTGGTCCGAGGACGAGGGGCCACACGAGGTGGTCGAG GACGAGGTCGTGGTGAAGGTGGATTCTACCAAAGAAGTATTGAAGATGTGGAGGTGGGTTTTGGCCGCAGCGTCCGAGAGATACACCGTAGCCAGAGCTGGGATGACCG GGGTGAGCGTCGATTTGAGAAGCCGCTGCGGCGGGAGGTGGGGCGCCCTGGCTTTGAAGAGGCTGGAGTTCCCGGGGGTCCAGGGAGGAAGGAGTACACAAGGGCTGACAGCGATAACTGGCGCACCCTCcgggaggagcaggaggaggacgagggggAACCAGGCAGCAACTGGAGACTTGCTGGACCCCGCAGGGATG TATCTTCAGTGATGGTGGTCAATTTCTTCCCTCCGTCAGATGGTGGTCCTCGCTCAGCAGGCTGGCGGGACCACAGTGGACCGGGTGAGAGTCGTCGTCGGAAGTTTGATTTTGACTTCCGGGACTCCGAGGGTCATAGTGGTGGCCGCCGGCGAGCAGGCAGTGAGGGACTAGAGGATGACAGAGATGGCCTGCCTGAGTGGTGTACAGATGAAGAGGATGGGGAGATGGGCACGTTTGACTCCTCTGGAGCTTTCATGCCTCTGAAG AAGGGTGGCAAGGAGACAATCCTGGAGGAGGAATTGGAGTTTAAGGggatagaggaggaggaagaggaggatagCCTCGCTGACACAGAGAGGAACAGTGCTgaaggagacaaagacaaag AGGGTAAAGAAGCTGGCTCTGCTGTGGTTGATGGTGAGGCAAAGCCAGCATcaccttcctcttctcctccaacACACTGTACCCCTCCATCCCTGGAGCCCCAGCCCAGCAATGCGGGCCCGGTGGTGGATAACACGCAGCTGAGCAACAGTCACCCTGTCAAGGCCAACAGCACGCCTGGTGAAG ATGTGGCTCCGGTAGGAGGGTCCAAGGCCCAGCTGAGCCCCAGCGCCGCCACCTCCTCCAGTCTGCCTCCTCCCCCcccttcctctgctgctcctctcctccctccatctggAGGAGACACCGAGGATGATGAGGGCATGAAGCACCTGCAGCAG gagGCAGAGAAGATGGTGGCATCATTGCAGGACACCTCTTTGGAGGAGGAGTGTTTCACCCaggctctgcagcagcaggagagcagGAACACAGCAGCTGCTCTACCGCTGTCTCACGAGGCTGCCATGAAGTGGTTCTACAAGGACCCACAGGGAGAGATCCAGg GTCCTTTCACCACAGTGGAGATGTGCGAGTGGTTCCAGGCTGGCTACTTCACCATGACCCTGCTGGTGAAGCGGGGCTGTGACGAGGGCTTTCAGCCCCTGGGGGATGTCATCAAGATGTGGGGCCGTGTGCCCTTTGCCCCAGGGCCCTCACCGCCGCCCCTGCTGGTGAGACAGCCACCACCAACGCAGCGCCCGCAGCCCAACCGGGGGCCCGCCGGGACT GGAAACCTGGACCAGGAGCGCCTGAAAAAGCAACAGGagctggcagcagcagctctttatcagcagctccaacagcagcagctattCCAGCTCATTAACAG GTGCAGTGAGCAGAGTATGATGCCTTCGATGAACAGGTCAATGTCAGTGCCAGATACAGGGTCCATGTGGGACATGCATACCTCAGCTTCACAGCCGTCAG GCGGTGAAGCCAGTCTTTGGGACATAACAATGAATCCTTCTACTCAGGGTCCAACTCTCGAACAGCTTCAAAAG CTCCAGCAGGAGAGGCGAGACGCTGAACTCAGGGCGAAGcgtgaggaggaggaacagcGTAAGAGGcgggaggaaaagaggaggcaacaggaggagcagaagaggagggaggaggaggagctctTTAGACGCAAGCAG TGTCGTCAGCAGCAGGAACTGATCATGAAGTTGCTGCAGCAGGCCCCCCAGCAGCAGGGTCCTGGGGCAGGTGGCTCAGGCTGGAGTGGGGGTCCCTCCTCTGGGCTCACCAAAGCAGGAAAGTCTCCAGCTCTGGCACTGATGGAAATGCAACAGGAGGCAGAGAGGctcctgaagcagcagcagcaacagagagCCCAGCAGCAGAGAGACCGC CACCCCGGCATGTCGATGGGGAGCTCCTCAATGGGGGGGCAGTGGGTGGATGGTGTTGGGATGTGGGGTGGGCCTGGGGGTATGGACGGTAAAAGTGGCAGTGGAAGCTCTTCAGGCAGCATGGGCATGTGGGACGAGGCTGTGAAGAATCAGGCCGGCCTGCGtggaaacagcaacaacaacatggGTTTGAAGAATAGCCGCAGCAGCCCATCACTCAG TGATCAGTACATGATGCGTCGTAAgaggacggaggaggaggagaagctgctGAAACTGCTGCAGGGCATGAAGCCTCAGGATGGCTTCACCACCTGGTGTGAACAGATGCTGCACGCTCTCAACACCTCTGCCaacaactcctcctcctctctggatG TTGCCACAATTGTGGCATACCTGAAGGAGGTGGAGTCTCCCTATGCAGTGCTGGACTTCATCCGGTCCTACCTAGGGGACACAGTGGAAGCCAAAGAGTTTGCCAAACAGTTTCTGGAGCGACGTGCCAAACAGAAAGCCAACCaacagagacagcagcagcag TTATCAAAGGAAGTGGCTGGATTGAACATGAACTTCCCTCTGCAG GACTCAATGCGAGGTATGAATCCAAGCACCCTGCAGTCCATGTTTCAAGCCAACCACATGGGCAAGGCTGGTCTCTATGACAACCAGGGgggaaagatgaaaaagaaacagcccATGATGCTGCACTCCGACCCCAGCATCTTAG GGTACTCATTCCACAACACGGGCGAGTGTCTGAGCCTGAATGAGATGGAGATGGTGGAGGATTACTGA